The Desulfitobacterium chlororespirans DSM 11544 genome window below encodes:
- a CDS encoding TIGR01212 family radical SAM protein (This family includes YhcC from E. coli K-12, an uncharacterized radical SAM protein.), with protein sequence MSYGREEKSNFNWQNGDKRYFTLNQHLRHVFGDKVFKVSLDAGFTCPNRDGRVGTGGCIYCSARGSGDFAGQAEQSIHEQFCEIKEVMNRKWSSAKYLAYFQAYTNTYAPLKRLREVYEQALAEEGVVGLSIATRPDCLPFEVLDYLEELNQRTYLWVELGLQSIHDRTMEWVGRGHTYKDFLQGLDKLRRRNIRVCAHMIYGLPGETLEDMFSSAQTLAKLDVQGVKLHLLHVLQGTPLADIYEQSPFPLLTQDEYIQLICDTLEILPEQTVIHRLTGDAPRKDLLAPLWSLKKWEVLNAIDRELERRGTWQGKKVQNKNG encoded by the coding sequence TTGAGTTACGGTAGGGAAGAAAAATCAAACTTTAATTGGCAAAATGGGGATAAACGTTATTTCACTTTAAACCAACATTTGCGCCATGTTTTTGGTGACAAAGTGTTCAAGGTATCCCTTGATGCAGGATTTACCTGTCCTAATCGGGATGGCCGGGTTGGAACGGGAGGCTGCATTTATTGCAGCGCGAGAGGTTCCGGGGACTTTGCCGGTCAGGCGGAGCAATCGATTCATGAACAATTCTGTGAAATCAAGGAGGTCATGAACCGGAAATGGTCCAGTGCCAAATATCTGGCTTATTTTCAGGCTTATACCAATACCTATGCCCCACTGAAGCGCTTGCGGGAGGTCTATGAGCAAGCTTTGGCGGAGGAGGGAGTGGTCGGTCTGTCCATTGCCACCCGTCCGGATTGTTTACCGTTTGAGGTGCTCGATTATTTGGAAGAGCTCAATCAGCGAACTTATCTCTGGGTGGAGCTGGGCCTGCAAAGTATTCATGATCGGACCATGGAATGGGTGGGGAGAGGACATACTTATAAGGATTTTCTTCAGGGTTTGGATAAGCTCCGCCGAAGAAACATACGGGTCTGTGCCCATATGATTTATGGGCTGCCGGGGGAAACCCTTGAGGATATGTTCAGCTCAGCACAAACTTTAGCCAAACTCGATGTGCAGGGAGTTAAGCTGCATCTTTTGCATGTGTTGCAGGGTACACCTTTGGCTGATATCTATGAGCAGAGCCCTTTTCCCTTACTCACTCAGGATGAGTATATCCAGCTGATTTGCGATACACTGGAGATCCTGCCTGAACAGACGGTTATTCACCGCTTGACTGGAGATGCTCCCCGAAAGGATTTGCTAGCCCCTCTGTGGAGTCTGAAAAAATGGGAAGTCCTTAATGCCATTGACCGGGAACTGGAAAGAAGGGGAACATGGCAGGGGAAAAAGGTGCAAAATAAAAACGGCTGA
- a CDS encoding DVU0298 family protein, which yields MEMMEKILRERNWQDLEKLVRVSSKKAIRTLVNRIYIKDGLVFWRAVEALGVASALDEKQKKDSSVELVRRYFWSLNEESGGNAWNAAEAIGSIMASNPKECGHFNWMFANLLEDESLQEGVLWGVLNLSINAPEVVDPLMERVYPFLEARDANQRGLAVWIFSLMKACPSANERWEIGEELHKILIQDQEMAEIYLEGEYYHFPVSVLLGKEIIAFSAREYEQADFTWSISVASSQKGLCWVGLGTPEKEEGEVRAWARKRMPGALVIPRALPNQKVMEQLEEYFSGIRQDFNLPLDPRGTDFQLKVWEELCRIPYGETRSYGEIAQNIGNPKGQRAVGLANNKNPIAIIIPCHRVVGKKGDLVGYASGLDHKVRLLDWEAAHRHQ from the coding sequence ATGGAGATGATGGAAAAAATCTTACGGGAACGAAATTGGCAGGACTTGGAGAAGTTGGTTCGTGTCAGCAGTAAAAAAGCAATTCGTACCTTAGTAAACAGGATTTATATAAAGGATGGATTGGTTTTTTGGCGTGCAGTAGAAGCACTGGGGGTTGCTTCCGCTTTGGATGAGAAACAGAAGAAGGATTCTTCTGTGGAACTGGTACGCCGGTATTTTTGGTCTTTGAATGAAGAATCCGGTGGCAATGCTTGGAATGCGGCTGAGGCGATTGGCAGTATCATGGCCTCTAACCCTAAGGAGTGCGGTCACTTTAACTGGATGTTTGCTAATCTTTTGGAAGATGAAAGCTTGCAGGAAGGGGTTCTTTGGGGGGTGCTTAACCTCTCCATTAATGCTCCCGAAGTGGTGGACCCCTTAATGGAGAGGGTGTATCCTTTTCTCGAAGCCCGGGATGCCAACCAGAGAGGGCTGGCGGTCTGGATTTTTTCTTTGATGAAAGCCTGTCCCTCAGCCAATGAACGGTGGGAGATTGGGGAGGAATTGCATAAGATACTTATTCAGGATCAAGAGATGGCTGAAATCTATTTGGAAGGGGAATATTACCATTTTCCGGTCTCTGTATTATTAGGAAAAGAGATAATTGCTTTCTCTGCCAGAGAATATGAGCAAGCAGATTTCACCTGGAGTATCAGCGTGGCCAGTTCTCAGAAAGGCCTTTGCTGGGTAGGTTTAGGGACTCCGGAAAAAGAGGAAGGTGAAGTAAGAGCGTGGGCGCGGAAGCGTATGCCTGGAGCATTGGTTATTCCTCGTGCTCTGCCTAATCAAAAGGTTATGGAGCAGTTGGAAGAATATTTTTCAGGTATCCGCCAAGATTTTAATCTTCCCTTGGACCCCAGGGGAACAGATTTTCAACTTAAAGTATGGGAAGAGCTGTGCAGAATACCCTATGGGGAAACTCGCAGTTATGGCGAGATTGCTCAAAATATTGGCAACCCTAAAGGCCAAAGGGCCGTAGGTTTGGCGAATAACAAGAATCCCATAGCCATCATCATACCCTGTCATCGGGTAGTAGGTAAAAAGGGCGATTTGGTGGGATATGCCAGTGGTCTTGATCATAAAGTGCGGCTTCTCGACTGGGAAGCAGCCCATCGTCACCAATAA
- a CDS encoding VOC family protein yields the protein MSEKKLFQGLAHIGIKTIDMDQAVAFYSEVLGFELIERIKPGDVELVFMKHGETVVELIEINDQRKFGDGVVNHLALGVKDIFQAVAWLKDHHVECIDEEPREMEGGRYNFFFRGPSGEKLELFQG from the coding sequence TTGAGCGAGAAGAAATTGTTCCAAGGTTTAGCTCATATTGGGATTAAAACAATCGATATGGATCAGGCTGTTGCCTTTTATTCTGAGGTGCTTGGCTTTGAACTCATCGAGCGGATAAAACCCGGGGATGTGGAGCTTGTTTTTATGAAGCACGGGGAAACCGTTGTTGAGCTGATTGAAATCAATGACCAAAGGAAATTCGGAGATGGCGTGGTCAACCATCTGGCACTGGGAGTAAAAGATATCTTTCAGGCGGTAGCCTGGTTGAAGGATCACCATGTAGAATGTATTGATGAAGAACCTCGTGAGATGGAAGGAGGACGCTATAATTTTTTCTTTAGAGGTCCCTCAGGTGAGAAACTGGAGCTATTCCAGGGATAA